One genomic window of Quercus lobata isolate SW786 chromosome 9, ValleyOak3.0 Primary Assembly, whole genome shotgun sequence includes the following:
- the LOC115959769 gene encoding sugar transporter ERD6-like 5 isoform X2, with translation MNSITYMAVVLVVVTMFVPTVLVVMVVVRVRVDLFQPQVGYSSPAQTGIMDDLGLTVAEYSLFGSILTIGAMMGAIVSGQIADYIGRRGADNGLFRDILPGWLDLGRLLVGCGMGLLSYVVPIYIAEITPKKLRGGFTTVHQVRQNSYEYGNHVSHCPVHLLIATHTVDDLLWGIVNIFNWSFCEMANFGSDWNYTMSSTTSWSIL, from the exons ATGAACAGCATCACGTATATGGCAGTGGTACTAGTAGTGGTGACCATGTTTGTGCCAACAGTATTGgttgtgatggtggtggtgagaGTCAGAGTGGATCTTTTTCAGCCACAG GTGGGATATTCATCACCTGCTCAGACTGGAATCATGGATGACCTGGGTCTTACAGTGGCTGAG TACTCACTTTTTGGTTCAATATTGACAATTGGAGCAATGATGGGTGCAATAGTGAGTGGCCAAATAGCAGATTACATAGGTAGAAGAGGT GCAGACAATGGGCTTTTCAGAGATATTCTGCCTGGC TGGCTTGACCTTGGGAGACTGTTGGTAGGTTGTGGGATGGGACTCCTTTCCTATGTG GTACCTATATATATAGCAGAAATAACACCTAAGAAACTTCGGGGAGGGTTTACAACTGTTCATCAGGTAAGGCAAAATTCTTATGAATATGGAAACCATGTAAGTCATTGCCCCGTTCACCTATTAATTGCCACTCATACAGTTGATGATTTGTTGTGGGGTATCGTTAACATATTTAATTGGAGCTTTTGTGAAATGGCGAACTTTGGCTCTGATTG gAACTATACTATGTCTAGTACAACTTCTTGGTCTATTCTTTAG
- the LOC115959769 gene encoding sugar transporter ERD6-like 5 isoform X4: MNSITYMAVVLVVVTMFVPTVLVVMVVVRVRVDLFQPQVGYSSPAQTGIMDDLGLTVAEYSLFGSILTIGAMMGAIVSGQIADYIGRRGTMGFSEIFCLAGWLAIAFSKGAWWLDLGRLLVGCGMGLLSYVQLGTYIYSRNNT; the protein is encoded by the exons ATGAACAGCATCACGTATATGGCAGTGGTACTAGTAGTGGTGACCATGTTTGTGCCAACAGTATTGgttgtgatggtggtggtgagaGTCAGAGTGGATCTTTTTCAGCCACAG GTGGGATATTCATCACCTGCTCAGACTGGAATCATGGATGACCTGGGTCTTACAGTGGCTGAG TACTCACTTTTTGGTTCAATATTGACAATTGGAGCAATGATGGGTGCAATAGTGAGTGGCCAAATAGCAGATTACATAGGTAGAAGAGGT ACAATGGGCTTTTCAGAGATATTCTGCCTGGCAGGGTGGCTAGCCATAGCATTCTCAAAG GGTGCTTGGTGGCTTGACCTTGGGAGACTGTTGGTAGGTTGTGGGATGGGACTCCTTTCCTATGTG CAATTAGGTACCTATATATATAGCAGAAATAACACCTAA
- the LOC115959769 gene encoding sugar transporter ERD6-like 5 isoform X1, producing the protein MNSITYMAVVLVVVTMFVPTVLVVMVVVRVRVDLFQPQVGYSSPAQTGIMDDLGLTVAEYSLFGSILTIGAMMGAIVSGQIADYIGRRGTMGFSEIFCLAGWLAIAFSKGAWWLDLGRLLVGCGMGLLSYVVPIYIAEITPKKLRGGFTTVHQVRQNSYEYGNHVSHCPVHLLIATHTVDDLLWGIVNIFNWSFCEMANFGSDWNYTMSSTTSWSIL; encoded by the exons ATGAACAGCATCACGTATATGGCAGTGGTACTAGTAGTGGTGACCATGTTTGTGCCAACAGTATTGgttgtgatggtggtggtgagaGTCAGAGTGGATCTTTTTCAGCCACAG GTGGGATATTCATCACCTGCTCAGACTGGAATCATGGATGACCTGGGTCTTACAGTGGCTGAG TACTCACTTTTTGGTTCAATATTGACAATTGGAGCAATGATGGGTGCAATAGTGAGTGGCCAAATAGCAGATTACATAGGTAGAAGAGGT ACAATGGGCTTTTCAGAGATATTCTGCCTGGCAGGGTGGCTAGCCATAGCATTCTCAAAG GGTGCTTGGTGGCTTGACCTTGGGAGACTGTTGGTAGGTTGTGGGATGGGACTCCTTTCCTATGTG GTACCTATATATATAGCAGAAATAACACCTAAGAAACTTCGGGGAGGGTTTACAACTGTTCATCAGGTAAGGCAAAATTCTTATGAATATGGAAACCATGTAAGTCATTGCCCCGTTCACCTATTAATTGCCACTCATACAGTTGATGATTTGTTGTGGGGTATCGTTAACATATTTAATTGGAGCTTTTGTGAAATGGCGAACTTTGGCTCTGATTG gAACTATACTATGTCTAGTACAACTTCTTGGTCTATTCTTTAG
- the LOC115959769 gene encoding sugar transporter ERD6-like 5 isoform X3, translated as MNSITYMAVVLVVVTMFVPTVLVVMVVVRVRVDLFQPQVGYSSPAQTGIMDDLGLTVAEYSLFGSILTIGAMMGAIVSGQIADYIGRRDNGLFRDILPGWLDLGRLLVGCGMGLLSYVVPIYIAEITPKKLRGGFTTVHQVRQNSYEYGNHVSHCPVHLLIATHTVDDLLWGIVNIFNWSFCEMANFGSDWNYTMSSTTSWSIL; from the exons ATGAACAGCATCACGTATATGGCAGTGGTACTAGTAGTGGTGACCATGTTTGTGCCAACAGTATTGgttgtgatggtggtggtgagaGTCAGAGTGGATCTTTTTCAGCCACAG GTGGGATATTCATCACCTGCTCAGACTGGAATCATGGATGACCTGGGTCTTACAGTGGCTGAG TACTCACTTTTTGGTTCAATATTGACAATTGGAGCAATGATGGGTGCAATAGTGAGTGGCCAAATAGCAGATTACATAGGTAGAAGAG ACAATGGGCTTTTCAGAGATATTCTGCCTGGC TGGCTTGACCTTGGGAGACTGTTGGTAGGTTGTGGGATGGGACTCCTTTCCTATGTG GTACCTATATATATAGCAGAAATAACACCTAAGAAACTTCGGGGAGGGTTTACAACTGTTCATCAGGTAAGGCAAAATTCTTATGAATATGGAAACCATGTAAGTCATTGCCCCGTTCACCTATTAATTGCCACTCATACAGTTGATGATTTGTTGTGGGGTATCGTTAACATATTTAATTGGAGCTTTTGTGAAATGGCGAACTTTGGCTCTGATTG gAACTATACTATGTCTAGTACAACTTCTTGGTCTATTCTTTAG